GGTATGACAGGCTCGGTAGCAGATAAAAATATTTGATTTCAGATATTCTTTCAACGATAGTCCAACATTTTGAATGAACGCCTTCAACGTGTTAAACACTTAAACCCATTTCCTTATAAgctaaatatatttgattttagccGTTTGACCCCGTTAAAAGTGAAACAATGAATTGACCTACTCATAAGTAAATGAAAATTTGCCACCTCCACATTTACAAATGCAGTATAGTAAGTCAAGATATCACACCATAAAGCTTTGAAGCCGCTCTGTATCAGGCACATCACTTTTTACTATTTGTTCTTCAAAATCAGCACGCGCACTCAACATAACTAAAGCTTTCTGATAAGCAGTGGCAACATGAGAAGGTAGCTCATCGGTACTGCTACTATTGACATCAAGAGTGTTCCCATGTTCAGACTCCCAAGCCTTGTACGCTAGAAGAGTTGACTTCATGTCGTTATGAGGAATCGATAAGCGACGATGATACATATTTCGAATCTTTTGGATCTGCTTTTCCCTCGACTGTAAACCAAAATTGAACAACCTGAGATATAGGAATGAAAGACAAACATAGAAACTATAGCAATTTTTGTATTACAATTTAAATAATCAACATATGGATTACAGCTTTCTGGAAGTTTGTGTGCAAGTAGTACGGCCAAAAccagaaaaaaaaagaaacagatTTCAAAAATATACCTACATCACAGTTGAACTTAGTAAGCTGAAAAGTGTTACAAGTATTTATCAGAAAATGCATCTCTACTAACTTGGTCTATGAGTCGAGCAAAAAAGAGTATAAGAGCAATAAAGCCCAAGACTACTAATTTGCTATCACTCAGCATATGGACCATGGTTGTAAAATTATATCCGACGTGTAATTCGTTTAACATATCAATGGATTAATCACAGAAAATTATCAATCCCTTCAAGAATTCTAATACTAAGAACACAGTTACATGTTGTGTATTGGATACTTATCACGGAGATCAAGCAGATATCTCTTTACTGACAGATAGGATTTTCTTCAAACTAAGTATAATACTCACTAGACTGATTATTAATAATCTATCAGATTGGAATAAAACAATAACAAAACGAGCATCTTCTTAAAGGTTACCTCTTACGATATGGGGAATACCTATTAGCATATATATTTAGGACAAAGGGCTTATGAAAGCAAAATATTGATCCCACatgtttatatagataattaaaaagataaaatatgagggaGCAAGAACTAATAAGCATTCATCTACAGCAAATGTGAGTTGTCAACTACTATCGTACCTCCGAGTTTTTCTGATCCATGTTGTTGAGAACCATTTCCTCATAGCTTTTGTACAATTCCCATAACTTACTGCCTTCAGCAACATGCAAACCACATGCAATAAGAGCACGCTCAAATAGGTTCCTTGCCTTAGAAATTCCAGCAGGTGAGCATTCATGAACAGAAGAATCGAACTTTTGGATAAAATTAAGATAGTCACACCAGAGAGAGATGGACTGCAAGAAGAAACAaacatttttagttataaaataagCATTCCTATAGGAGTACCTTAGCACTAATTTCTTATAATTAATACATGATAGTGTATAAGTTGATAGAATAGAGGAAGAGAGATATTGAACTTGTATGTTCTGGTACATTTGATATCACTACATAAGCTTCCATTATATAGGAAGAACAATTACATAATATATCCCTATACTATAACTAGAGTATAACCTTATACAATTATAGTTGTCTAATATTCCCCCGCAAGCTAAGGACGGGTAACAACCTGTAGCTTGGATCGTAACTGGAGAAATCTTGGGACAATGGCTTGGTGAAGATATCAGCAATCTGATCATCAGTAGTTATAAACTGAACTGAAAGTTTTTGTTGAGCAACTCTTTCTCGAACAAAGTGAAAATCAACTTCTACATGTTTTGTACGTGCATGAAAGACTGGGTTAGCTGAGAGATACGTAGCGCCAAGGTTATCACACCATAAGGTAGGAACCGATTTAACAGGAACACGAAGTTCACGTAATAGATCTTGAAGCCATGTTAGTTCTGCAACCGTGTCAGCTAGGGCTTTGTATTCAGATTCTGTTGAGGATCGAGAGACAGTCTTTTGTTTTCGAGCAGACTATGATACTAGGTTTGAACCAAGATATATAGCATATCCTCCCGTGGATCGACGGTCATCTGGACAACCTGCCCAGTCAGCATCAGAGAAGCTAGTCAGCGAGTTGTATGCTGAATCGGTATAGGCATGAAGCACTGTTCCGGAGTCGTGCATAAATCGTAAACCATAATTGGCAGTGCCTTGTAAATAACGGAGAATTCGTTTAACTGCTGACCAATGATTTATCGTGGGACAATGCATGTACTGACAGACTTTGTTGACTGCGAAAGTGATGTCCGGTCGAGACAATGTAACATATTGAAGGGCACCCACAATTTGACGATATTGAACAGGGTTGTCAAATGTTGCACTATCACCAAGAGCAAGTTTGGCGTTGGTTGTCATTGGAGATGAAACTGGTTTAGCATTAGATAAGTCGGCGCGTTCCAAAAGTTCACGGATGTATTTGCGTTGTGATAGAATCATGTCATTACCATTCCTTGTGACTTCAATCCCTAGAAAATAAGATAAGTTACCCATGTCTTTAATAGCAAATGAGCGGCTGAGACTTTGTACAACCTTATCTATTTCCTTTGTATCGTTCCCTgttaaaataatgtcatcaacatacacaagCATATATAGAAGAGTGTACCCATTAGAGTAGATAAATAAGGAAGTATCCGTTTTCGACCCATGAAATCCAAGAGAATGAAGTGCTGTAGAGAGTCGATGAAACCATGCTCTaggtgcttgctttaatccatataaGGCTTTGTGAAGGAGGCACACATGATTTGGTGTAGCTGAATTGACGAATCCCGGTGGTTGTTGTAGATAAACTGTTTCGTGAAGATCACCATGTAAAAAGGCATTTTGTACATCAAGTTGCCTGAGGGACCATTTCTGAGACACAGCCAAGGAGAGAACAACACGAATGGTTGTTGATTTTACAACGGGGCTAAATGTTTCCTGATAGTCGATGCCTGGTTGTTGTCGAAACCCTTTAGCAACTAAACGTGCTTTGTAACGTTGTACTGCCCCTGTTTGATCCCGTTTTAATTTGTATACCCACTTGCAATCAACCACATTAGAATTTGGAACACGAGGTACTAGTGACCAAGTACCATTCCACACCAACGCTGAATACTCTTCAGTCATGGCTTTACGCCAGTGAGGATCTTTGTTAGCAATGGTAAAATTTGCTGGTTCAGTGTCGGACGAGGGACCTCTTGTATGATAGGAGGTGACCTTATGTTGGTGGATTTGTTTTGGATTGGGGCGAAGATTGGCTGGTCGAGAACGAGGAGGTGGCTCAGTGTTTGTGGTAATGGTGGTAGTCGTAGCAGTAGTCTGAGGTAGTTGGTTGTGACTTTGTTTAGGTAGTGATGAGGAGGTTTCTGAGCGACGATGATATGTGTGAATGATAGGTGGTTTGATCGTGCCGTGTCCAAGCGGTGTAGTGGTGGTATTTTGTGGTTCTGGTGGGACAGAATGAGTTTTAGGAACTGTGGAAGGTGAATCTTTAGTTTGTGAGGTAGGATTTGGATATTTAGAGATGTAGGGATTGACTGGATGTGTAGAAATGGTTGTATTAGATTGTGTAAAAGGAAAAGATTGCTCATTGAATCGAACATGACGGGCTATATAAATATGATCCGACTTTGGGTCGAAACATCGATAGCCATGATGGGCAGTACTGTAACCAAGAAATACACAAGGTGTAGATCGAAAATCCATTTTGTGGTTGTTGTATGAACGAAGATGAGGGTAGCATTGGCACCCAAAAACTCGAAGAAATGAAAAATCAGGTTTATGTTTGAACACATGTTCAAAGGGTGAGGTTTCTGAGTTTGTTCTGGATGGCATTCGATTGATAAGATATACTGCAGTTCCAAAAGCAAAATGCCAAAAACGTTGTGGTACATGTGATTGAGCGAGTAGAGTAAGACCGGTTTCAACAACATGGCGATGTCGTCTTTCAACCAAACCATTTTGTTCACTTGTATGAGGACAGGAAAGACGATGATTGATGCCTAGTGGAGAAAAGAATTGAGAGAGATTTCTAAATTCACCTCCCCAATCAGTTTGGACAGATTTGAGTTTGGTCTGAAATTGTCGTTCAACCATTGCAACAAATTGCTTAAAGGTGGCGTAAACATCAGATTTGAGTTTTAATGGGAAAAACCACATAAATCGTGAAAAGTGATCAACACACAGCAAAAAGTATTTGTGACCATCGAAGGAGGTAACAGGCGCAGGTCCCCATACATCACAAAAGACTAAATCCAAAATGTGCGAACTTTTATAAGTAGATGGTAATAGAGGAAGAGAGATATTGAACTTGTATGTTCTGGTACATTTGATATCACTACATAAGCTTCCATTATATAGGAAGAACAATTACATAATATATCCCTATACTATAACTAGAGTATAACCTTATACAATTATAGTTGTCTAATATAGTGGGTAACAGATGAATATAATGACCACCTTAGACTGAAATAAAGCTTACCAAGTAGTCAGATACTACGCGCTCATAAAGCTTCTCAATCGTAGAAATTGTACCATCCTGCCTGCATCATGTACAACTTAAAATGAGTCTTTTATCAGCACCGAATCACCGATACTTTAAAAGTGAAACCAAACAAAATAGTACAACATTTTACTATATAGATAACATAGAAAACGAATCCTTTTAAAGTCCCTATATATGAATAGTGGCATTCTACACACGTGTGTTTATCCATAGTCATTTTCTTTGCTATCCATACAGTCCTCTTGTTTACAATCTACGTGTCAATCTTGGCCCAACCTCTCCTGAGCACCTCTTCACATGATTATCCCATTTCTAACTTGCATTCAAAAACATTGTTGCCCATTTCTAACTTGCATTCAAAAACTTTGTTCTCCTAGGATGCCACTATATCACTTCAAAGTATCACATCCTATATTTTTGTCTCACTACTAACCTACTATCAATAGTTCAAAAGGTTAACAAAGATAATGAATCGAAATGCTTACGTAGAGGACGAAATGAGTGAAATCTCGTCATTGGCCCATTGCTGCCACATTGCAGGAGTAAGCGGAAACAGCTGACTCATAGCCTCTCTTGCTGACCTCAGCTTATCGATATCCCCTTGCTTCCTCAAAGCTGTTATATACTGCATAACATCAAATTAACAATAACTGCAATCAATTCAGAAAACCTATTAACAAACAAAAATaccacaaaataaaaataaataaataaataaataagtacttGAACATGAGCATCGTAGTTGGCTGGATTGACAGACAGTTCAGTTTCTAAAGTTTTTATTTCCAAAAGCGCTTGAGCTTCGTCATCTGACTCCGAGTCAGAGTCGGAACCGGAATCGGAATTTGAAGGAGATCGGTCgttgttagggttttgagttacggTTACGACATCCATTGGATCACCGTCGTTGGATGGTGGTGGTTCggttgatgaaattagggtttcttCCATTTTCAAAGTGGTGTGGTAATACTGGGTAAGATAGAGTATGCTGGTGTATGACTTGTCCAGCCGTTTAATTTGTTACCGAGTTACGGTTCCCGTATTCAGTCTATGGTTCGATTGAAGAATGAGGATGCGTAAAAACTtttttaaatgattttttttttttttttatcgaaaAACAACTAAAagtttataaatcagaaaaacatcaAACAAACGAAGCCCAAAATATATATACGAGAATCAACTAAAACGTTCGAGCTCAACTATACAAAATCAACGTACCATGGGCTCACGACCCTAAAATGGATGAACACTGATCAACGTACAGTGAGCTCATGGTACACGTTGATTTGTGTAAAatggatattttttttattacagAGTTAGTCCTTTTGTCAATCTGTATGTGCAAGTATTTTTACTTTGTTAATCATGTTTTGGCCAAGTATAGATGGATTGGGATTTTATGTATAGGATATGTCATACGTGTTTGGGATGTGCACTAAAACGCCCCCTCGGGTATTCCCGTTGTAGTTGTACGATCTTAGTTTTTGTTTTATGATATTTTTCCGGGAGCTTGTCCCCTTTTAtccaataaaaaaaaataaaaaaataaaaaatactcaACTAATATTCGTTTTTTTCTTTATTTCATTACATCAATAAAACATGAATGGTCACATATGCAACAAAAACAACTTGATATATGCTATCAATAGACAAAAGTGTAAATAAACCAAACTACAACAATAGTTGCAGGGGAACCTAAGTTTTGGGATCATTATACGGAGTGACTATCATATCATATGATTAACATGAGCGTTTCTAATCTATTTTCTTCCACCAAATCAATCTCCACATTATCGTATTCGCACCATTTATAATATATTTCTTCGTCGCATACCACATTAGTATTATACAGCTCCTCCACAGATGATGGCAGTTCGTGTATTCCTGTACAACCCTTCATGTAAATCGTTCGAAGACCACTTAAATTTCCCATATCTTCAGGCAACGCTTCCAAATTTAAACAGTCCGAAATATCTAATATGTTTagcttttcaagtcttgtaatcgATTCGGGCAACTTTTCTAGCTTCGTACAAGAACGAAGACTCAATGTTTCCAAATTAGTCAAGTTACCGAATTCATTAGGAAGTAGACCCATATCGTTGCAGTTGGTGATGGTCAACATCTTAAGATGAACGCTGCTACACAATAGCGACGGAAATTCAACTACGTCTTGACAATAATCCATCTCAAATTCGACTAGTCTTGGCCAGACTTGAAAATTGTTGCTGCTGATGAGATTTTCAAAAGCGTTTCCGATTTTGCACATTATAAAGGATACTTTTTGCAAGTTTACCAATGCTAAAATGGAGGGACTCAATGAAGATATCGAAACACGTTCCAGTCTAATCCTTGATAGATTCGATAAACATCCGATAAGATGGAAATCTTCGATATGTGTTGGGTATAAACCATAGTTTGTGACATTTAGAACCTTCATTTTTTGCATATCCATTAAAAAGTGAGGTAAAGTGTAGGTCTTCGACATTAAGTTCAACACCGTAACTTCAACATTAGTGACTTTCATGTTGCACCATTTTGAGGAAAATGACTCTCCTGCGATTAACAATTTAACCAATTAGTAAGAAACTTAGGATACTGATAAAAAAGTTCTAAGTTGGTTTACCCAGGCGGGCGACAACCATCAGGATTACTCCCTGGCCACCACAAGATTCGAacatgagacctcttgcaaggatgtCAGACCCCCCAACCAGTGGGTCCCAACCAATGGTTAAACTTAGGATACTGATAAATGCAACTAATACATATTATCCATATTCAAGTTTATGAGATTAATGAAGTGAAACCTGTTGAAATTGACAATATGCGAGCTTCCATGGGTTCTTGAACTTGTATAATCGATGCGGGCAAGTTTTCTCCTCGTGCATTTATAATCAGTCTTTTCCTTCGAGTAACGGGCACTTCTGCTTTGCTACTCAAGTGAATAGCAAGCTCTCTTAACAGATCGTGTTGCTTGACAAATTGATGGTCACAATAGTTAAACGTTGCACCTGAATCTTTCTTAAGACTGCACATATACACGATAATTAGTTTTACATCAGACGATACAAAAATTAGTATATGTCATATGTGATATACAAAATAAGTGGAGAGAGTTTTAGTACCCTGTAGCCATAAGACTGACAAGATGTCTATACGAAAGCCCAACGATCTTATCGAAGGTGTCAATGCCCTGATCATCATGGTTGTACAAATGCATCCACATATCTAACAGAGCGCTAGCCGGGATCCTTTGATCTTCTGGGAATAACCCAAAGTCCATAAAGCATTCCTTAAATTCTTCATCTAAGGTCTTAAAGCTTCTTTCTAGACGAATACGTACTTGCTCATTCATATCTAAAACCGAAATACCCTGGTTCAATGATTTTAGCATAGATTTCCAAGCTAGTTCATCTCTCCCGTTTAACGAACCGCCCACTACTGAAAGAGTGAGCGGGTGTCTCTTACAACGTTTCACCATCTACATTGAAAAGTTCAAAACAAGTTAGTCCACAAACTAagaaatacataataataatatacatcaaTTCATAGTATaaagcaaggttgaaaaagacacGAGACGGAGACGGGTCAGTCGAGACCTTGAAATGACTAGTCGGCCAAAACGGTCGAAATGGATGTTAACGTTTATTGACTTCTATATAATGTAAATTTAATATTGTtatctatataataatataatgtataatgtattggtaaaaatattatgtataaatagatttaatatttaatattagatTTTGCTAACGATTTAGGGTTGTCATAACGTGCATAAACTAAGTTGAAAAAATGTCGCTTTCAGGTCAGTAAGTAACCACTTAGTATAACACTTTAAATCACACTAGCAAAATCTTTAATATAGATTTAATATTAGCTTTAGCTATATAAATTATTGATTGAGCAAAATAATATACTATTTAAAAAGAAAATTTGAACGGCGTTGGTCGGGTATTTTTGAGCGTTGACCAACTTTTAGAACGTTTTTTTCCTAGTCGaaacgggctagtcaccaaacaaCACCATTGGCTGCCACAACCGACTTTTGCAACTCTGGTATAAAGACAAAATGTTACCTGAACCACAAGAACATCATCAACAGCAGCTCGAGGCCGTTTCTTGCTTTCTGTAAATGCAGAGCGTTGAAACAGAGTTTTGGCGTCCTCATCACTCAACGGGTCAAACTTAAACACGTCAAATTTAGGAAAGGCGGTTCGAGACGTGACTAAAATTTTGCATCCTTTGATGTTCGAAGGGAAGTTATTTATAAACGAATCACACCACACATCATCTAATACTATCAGCATAGGACTTGGTAATTTTTCTCGCAAAAAGTTATCCAACTTATGCTTTGCATCTTCGTCGCTTTGAAATGGAATCGGTTGACCGAAGGAACTCGGGTTAAAAAGATCATTGACTATTACCATGAAGTTAGGCGTTTCTGAAACCGTCACAAAAAAGACTTTTTCCCCAAATTTATCTGTCAAAAAAAAAGTATATATGTTAATATCACAAGTCCATAGCAGGTGGTTGCTTCGAGAATAGTCTGCTCGCAAAACGAGTCGAAAACTCAGAAAAAAGTCCATGTTATCAGTCTAATGCAGGTGACCAAACAAACTTGAATTTATATAACTTCTGAAAATTGCAGTGCATTCAAGTTAAGATTTTGTTACTGGTGGCAGGGCTATATCTGGGTTTGGGTTGAAATTTCCGGCCCGTTTGTCAGATCATATAACATTCCAGTAGGATAATCTCAACCCGTCAACCCAACCTGACCCAAATTGCCACCCCTAACACCATGGTTTCACTTATAGCCGGCAACTACGGACATATTTCTTGCAATTTTTGGATACCGATCAAAGTTTAATATAAAATCCATCCAACTAACAACAAATTTCATATATAAAAACCATTAAATATCTAAACAATATTTATAACTAAATGAAAACGAATACGAACAAATGAAGTggtaaggttttccctgttcgggttacccgggaagggcgagtaatccAACCCCATAGACTGTACGCAATACGAACAGATGATTACCTTGAATTTCAGGATCATGACATAACTTAGTGACCAAAGTAGTCTTTCCACAACCACCAGcagccgcaacaacaacaacagaaccGTCATCAGTCTCCATCGAACAACCAccctcatcatcaatatcatctgcTAAAATCTTATCTTTCAACTTCTTTAACGGCTCATCAAACGCCACAATTCCTCTAGGAAGACTCGGAACTC
This genomic window from Rutidosis leptorrhynchoides isolate AG116_Rl617_1_P2 chromosome 2, CSIRO_AGI_Rlap_v1, whole genome shotgun sequence contains:
- the LOC139890786 gene encoding probable disease resistance protein At5g66900, giving the protein MAMLKDPLLSDAVSRLFDTVIYVAQTIANFKSELGLLLNTLNRITPIVRDVINLNQKLNRTKLESQMFIDEIQDAEKLVRKCLKIKRNFIKKFSHSLKLKDVNNKLLQFFQLEVQAVQTRDIKQALVEVNDVSQKLDSLSMNVRELHQTVSCNSMSTSYRREQVGPCEWDRGRLGWRVPSLPRGIVAFDEPLKKLKDKILADDIDDEGGCSMETDDGSVVVVAAAGGCGKTTLVTKLCHDPEIQDKFGEKVFFVTVSETPNFMVIVNDLFNPSSFGQPIPFQSDEDAKHKLDNFLREKLPSPMLIVLDDVWCDSFINNFPSNIKGCKILVTSRTAFPKFDVFKFDPLSDEDAKTLFQRSAFTESKKRPRAAVDDVLVVQMVKRCKRHPLTLSVVGGSLNGRDELAWKSMLKSLNQGISVLDMNEQVRIRLERSFKTLDEEFKECFMDFGLFPEDQRIPASALLDMWMHLYNHDDQGIDTFDKIVGLSYRHLVSLMATGLKKDSGATFNYCDHQFVKQHDLLRELAIHLSSKAEVPVTRRKRLIINARGENLPASIIQVQEPMEARILSISTGESFSSKWCNMKVTNVEVTVLNLMSKTYTLPHFLMDMQKMKVLNVTNYGLYPTHIEDFHLIGCLSNLSRIRLERVSISSLSPSILALVNLQKVSFIMCKIGNAFENLISSNNFQVWPRLVEFEMDYCQDVVEFPSLLCSSVHLKMLTITNCNDMGLLPNEFGNLTNLETLSLRSCTKLEKLPESITRLEKLNILDISDCLNLEALPEDMGNLSGLRTIYMKGCTGIHELPSSVEELYNTNVVCDEEIYYKWCEYDNVEIDLVEENRLETLMLII